A part of Larkinella insperata genomic DNA contains:
- a CDS encoding SPW repeat domain-containing protein codes for MRLLPTRIHGIIDYIAGTFIAISPWVFRFANRGPEQWVPVVLGVMAIIYSIFTDYEWGLIRRLPMSAHLTMDVLSGVVLAASPWLFGFAEHVYLPHVILGVFEIGAGLMTQRTPYATR; via the coding sequence ATGCGTCTGCTTCCAACCCGAATTCACGGCATAATAGATTACATTGCCGGGACTTTTATCGCTATTTCGCCCTGGGTTTTTCGCTTCGCCAACCGCGGCCCCGAGCAGTGGGTCCCCGTGGTGTTAGGGGTCATGGCTATTATTTACTCCATTTTTACCGATTACGAATGGGGCCTTATCCGGCGGCTACCCATGTCGGCGCATCTTACGATGGATGTGCTGAGTGGCGTAGTTCTGGCGGCTTCGCCCTGGTTGTTCGGCTTCGCCGAGCATGTTTACCTGCCCCATGTCATTTTGGGGGTATTCGAGATCGGAGCCGGTTTAATGACTCAGCGGACACCGTACGCTACCCGATAA